The Thermus brockianus genome window below encodes:
- the serA gene encoding phosphoglycerate dehydrogenase codes for MWRVLVSDDMRLGDVKYPGVLLDYRPGISREELLEVIPAYDALITRSRTQVDAELLKRGKRLKVVGRGGVGVDNVDLEAASRLGILVVNVPEANTRSAAELAFGLLLAAARGIALSDRKIRQGEWDRKFLGIELKGKTLGIVGLGRIGGQVARFAKGFEMRVLAYDPYIPRTRAESLGVELLEHLEDLLRQSHFLTVHTPLTEETRGMIGRRELYLLPRGAVVVNAARGGIVDEKALLEVLEEGHLFAAGLDVYSEEPPPKDHPLLSHPKVVLTAHLGANTLEAQERVGEAILERVVRTLEGDLSYALNTGFDPEALAALRGFLPLGEALGKLLAQITKGRPEALEVSFLGQFEKDPDPIANAVAKGFLSRVLGGEAVNLVSARPLLKDRGIRLVTRRSEEAGEYARLVEVRLTTDQEERRARGVVMGGKPRLVGIDDYALEVVPEGYMLVCVNYDRPGVVGQVGTLLGEAGVNIAGMQLGRDVPGGRALFVLSVDQKPSAEVLEALRSLPVLERVDLAEMG; via the coding sequence ATGTGGCGGGTCCTGGTTTCCGATGACATGCGGCTTGGGGACGTGAAATACCCCGGGGTTCTCCTGGACTACCGGCCGGGGATCTCCCGGGAGGAGCTTTTGGAGGTGATTCCCGCCTACGACGCCCTCATCACCCGGAGCCGTACCCAGGTGGACGCCGAGCTCTTGAAGCGGGGCAAGCGGCTTAAGGTGGTGGGCCGGGGCGGGGTGGGGGTGGACAACGTGGACCTCGAGGCGGCAAGCCGCCTGGGCATCCTGGTGGTGAACGTGCCCGAGGCCAACACCCGCTCGGCCGCCGAGCTCGCCTTCGGCCTCCTTTTGGCCGCCGCCCGGGGCATCGCCCTTTCCGACCGCAAGATCCGCCAGGGGGAGTGGGACCGGAAGTTTTTGGGGATTGAGCTCAAGGGGAAAACCCTGGGCATCGTGGGCCTGGGCCGGATTGGAGGCCAGGTGGCCCGCTTCGCCAAGGGGTTTGAGATGCGCGTCCTGGCCTACGACCCCTATATCCCCAGGACCCGGGCGGAAAGCCTCGGGGTGGAGCTACTGGAGCACCTGGAGGACCTCCTCCGCCAAAGCCACTTCCTCACGGTGCACACCCCCCTCACCGAGGAAACCCGGGGGATGATTGGGCGGCGGGAGCTTTACCTTTTGCCCCGAGGGGCCGTGGTGGTGAACGCCGCCCGGGGCGGGATCGTGGACGAGAAGGCCCTGTTGGAGGTCCTGGAGGAAGGCCACCTCTTCGCCGCCGGTCTGGACGTCTATAGCGAGGAGCCGCCCCCCAAGGACCACCCCCTCCTTTCCCACCCCAAGGTGGTCCTCACCGCCCACCTGGGGGCCAACACCCTGGAGGCCCAGGAGCGGGTGGGGGAGGCCATTTTGGAACGGGTGGTGCGCACCCTCGAGGGGGACCTCTCCTACGCCCTGAACACGGGCTTTGACCCGGAGGCCCTGGCCGCCCTGCGGGGCTTTTTGCCGCTGGGCGAGGCTTTGGGCAAGCTCCTCGCCCAGATCACCAAAGGCCGCCCCGAGGCCTTGGAGGTGAGCTTCCTCGGCCAGTTTGAGAAGGACCCCGACCCCATCGCCAACGCCGTGGCCAAGGGTTTCCTCTCCCGGGTCCTCGGGGGCGAAGCGGTGAACCTGGTTTCCGCCAGGCCCCTCCTCAAGGACCGGGGGATCCGCCTCGTGACCCGCCGCTCGGAGGAGGCGGGGGAGTACGCCCGCCTGGTGGAGGTGCGCCTCACCACCGACCAGGAGGAGCGCCGGGCCCGGGGGGTGGTGATGGGGGGGAAGCCGAGGCTCGTGGGGATAGACGACTACGCCCTGGAGGTGGTGCCCGAGGGGTACATGCTGGTCTGCGTGAACTACGACCGCCCGGGCGTGGTGGGCCAGGTGGGGACGCTTTTGGGCGAGGCGGGAGTGAACATCGCCGGGATGCAGCTCGGGCGGGATGTGCCCGGGGGGAGGGCGCTTTTCGTGCTCTCCGTGGACCAGAAGCCCTCGGCGGAGGTCCTGGAGGCGCTTCGTTCCTTGCCGGTGTTGGAGCGGGTGGACCTGGCGGAGATGGGGTAG
- the dtd gene encoding D-aminoacyl-tRNA deacylase codes for MRAVVQRVTEAFVEVEGEVVGRIGLGLLVLLGVGQRDTREDAHYLARKIVHLRVFPDAEGKMNLSLKDVGGEVLLVSQFTLYADTRKGHRPSFLQAAPPDLGKRLYEEAIEAFLAQGVHVETGVYGAHMRVHLVNDGPVTLLLDSEDRLKPR; via the coding sequence GTGCGGGCGGTGGTGCAACGGGTTACGGAGGCCTTCGTGGAGGTGGAAGGGGAGGTGGTGGGAAGGATTGGCCTAGGCCTACTGGTCCTGCTGGGGGTGGGGCAAAGGGATACCCGGGAGGACGCCCACTACCTGGCCCGCAAGATCGTCCACCTCCGGGTATTCCCCGACGCCGAGGGCAAGATGAACCTCTCCCTTAAGGACGTGGGCGGGGAGGTGCTTTTGGTGAGCCAGTTCACCCTCTACGCCGATACCCGGAAGGGCCACCGCCCCTCCTTCCTCCAGGCCGCCCCGCCCGACCTTGGGAAAAGGCTTTACGAGGAGGCCATTGAGGCCTTCCTGGCCCAAGGGGTCCACGTGGAAACGGGGGTCTATGGGGCCCATATGCGCGTCCACCTGGTGAACGATGGCCCCGTGACCCTCCTCCTGGACTCGGAAGACCGCCTAAAACCCCGGTAG
- a CDS encoding fatty acid desaturase yields the protein MHKVEPKDWIPLIKPYAKPNTLRSLRQVADTLLPLLALFLLAHKALSVSLLLTLALDFVAALFLVRLFILQHDAGHGSFFPKKWMNDLLGFFAGVLTLVPYHHWQLSHARHHATSGNLDKRGVGDIYTMTLEEYLRATPRERLAYRLYRNPFVMFFLGPIYVFMLSYRLPLGYGSERPSVRNSVALTNLALVLLLLGIGTLLGWKTLLFVYLPIQYLAGMVGIFLFYVQHQFEDAYWEHDPRWEHLKAAMEGSTYLKLPKVLQWLTGNIGFHHIHHLAPKIPNYHLPKVQEEVDLVKVAPTVTLKDAFQIAFADLHLHDEESRKLVGFREAHRRLNAARGKLSA from the coding sequence ATGCATAAGGTAGAACCCAAAGACTGGATCCCCCTCATCAAGCCCTACGCCAAGCCCAACACCCTGCGAAGCCTCCGCCAGGTGGCGGACACCCTCCTCCCCCTCCTCGCCCTCTTCCTCCTCGCCCACAAGGCGCTTTCTGTTTCCCTCCTCCTCACCCTGGCCCTGGACTTCGTGGCGGCGCTTTTCCTGGTGCGGCTTTTTATCCTGCAGCACGACGCCGGACACGGCTCCTTCTTCCCCAAGAAGTGGATGAACGACCTCTTGGGCTTCTTCGCCGGGGTCCTCACCCTGGTGCCCTACCACCACTGGCAGCTTTCCCACGCCCGGCACCACGCCACGAGCGGCAACCTGGACAAACGGGGTGTGGGGGACATCTACACCATGACCCTGGAGGAGTACCTGCGGGCCACCCCCAGGGAGCGCCTCGCCTACCGCCTCTACCGCAACCCCTTCGTCATGTTCTTCTTGGGACCCATCTACGTCTTTATGCTCTCCTACCGCCTGCCCTTGGGTTACGGATCGGAACGCCCCTCCGTGCGCAACAGCGTGGCCCTCACCAACCTGGCCTTGGTCCTTCTCCTTCTCGGCATCGGGACCCTCTTGGGCTGGAAAACCCTCCTTTTCGTCTACCTCCCCATCCAGTACCTGGCGGGGATGGTGGGCATCTTCCTCTTCTACGTGCAACACCAGTTTGAAGACGCCTACTGGGAGCACGACCCCCGCTGGGAGCACCTGAAGGCGGCCATGGAGGGCAGCACCTACCTCAAGCTCCCCAAGGTCCTCCAGTGGCTCACGGGGAACATCGGCTTCCACCACATCCACCACCTGGCCCCCAAGATCCCCAACTACCACCTGCCCAAGGTGCAGGAGGAGGTGGACCTGGTGAAGGTGGCCCCCACCGTGACCCTAAAGGACGCCTTCCAGATCGCCTTCGCCGACCTGCACCTTCACGACGAGGAAAGCCGCAAGCTGGTGGGGTTTAGGGAGGCGCACCGGCGGCTTAACGCCGCCCGGGGTAAGCTTTCCGCCTAA
- a CDS encoding ABC transporter permease, whose product MTLLRLAWRNVWRQRRRTALLSLVVVYVTVATLFLFGFLDGYGESLVDAYAGYVEAPVVVAKEAWWEDPDPENGLVALPSLPHPYTPRLSLYALLRSPYRSEGGVALGVDPAGETRLSRVPAKVKEGRWLSGPGEVVLGYRLAERLDVRLGERLVLETGKAALGLSVVGVVRSGVSNVDFAGVYVHLEDARRLAGLGILATHLAVWAPRGRDEATAEALNARLPQGLRAKGVWDLMGPIRADYEGSRLFYFPLMGLFMLLAAVAVVSTTYVSVRERLREFAVSESLGLTPVRLAVGVALEAALASGVGLALGLLLGYALLTYTATHDVFGPLMRLSVELLPESGLSEHLYTAVRPVYALYAFLVVAFSGLLAWLFPGRLVLRLDLPRYLKGE is encoded by the coding sequence ATGACCCTCTTGCGCCTGGCCTGGCGGAACGTGTGGCGGCAAAGGCGGCGCACCGCCCTCCTTTCCTTGGTGGTGGTCTATGTCACCGTGGCCACCCTTTTTCTTTTCGGTTTCCTGGACGGCTACGGGGAGAGCCTGGTGGACGCCTACGCCGGCTATGTGGAGGCCCCGGTGGTGGTGGCCAAGGAGGCGTGGTGGGAGGACCCTGATCCGGAAAACGGCCTCGTGGCGCTTCCCTCCCTGCCCCACCCCTACACCCCCAGGCTTTCCCTCTACGCCCTCCTGCGCTCCCCCTACCGTTCCGAAGGGGGTGTGGCGCTGGGGGTGGACCCGGCGGGGGAAACGAGGCTTTCCCGGGTTCCCGCCAAGGTGAAGGAGGGAAGGTGGCTTTCGGGCCCGGGAGAGGTGGTCCTGGGGTACCGCTTGGCGGAGCGGCTGGACGTGCGGCTTGGGGAAAGGCTTGTGCTGGAAACGGGAAAGGCGGCCTTGGGCCTAAGCGTGGTGGGGGTCGTGCGTTCCGGGGTTTCCAACGTGGACTTCGCTGGGGTGTACGTGCACCTGGAGGACGCCCGGCGCCTGGCGGGGCTTGGCATCCTCGCCACCCACCTGGCGGTGTGGGCCCCCCGGGGGCGGGACGAGGCCACCGCCGAGGCGCTCAACGCCCGGTTGCCCCAGGGTCTAAGGGCCAAAGGGGTGTGGGACCTCATGGGGCCCATCCGGGCCGATTACGAGGGAAGCCGCCTCTTCTACTTTCCCCTTATGGGCCTTTTCATGCTCCTCGCCGCGGTGGCCGTGGTGAGCACCACGTACGTGAGCGTGCGGGAAAGGCTTAGGGAGTTCGCCGTGAGCGAAAGCCTGGGCCTCACACCGGTCCGCCTTGCCGTGGGGGTGGCCCTCGAGGCCGCCTTGGCCAGCGGGGTGGGCCTGGCGCTGGGACTCCTTTTGGGCTATGCCCTCCTCACCTACACCGCCACCCACGATGTCTTCGGACCGCTCATGCGGCTTAGCGTGGAGCTCTTGCCGGAGTCCGGGCTTTCCGAGCACCTGTACACCGCCGTGCGCCCGGTGTACGCCCTTTACGCCTTCTTGGTGGTGGCCTTTTCGGGCCTCCTCGCTTGGCTTTTCCCGGGGCGGCTGGTGTTGCGGTTGGACCTTCCGCGCTACCTAAAGGGGGAGTGA
- a CDS encoding DegV family protein has product MAFTPIASSVAFVADSTVGLSPEAAKARGIHLVPQQVVWKERTFRDLLEITPEEVVRLLERGEHLTTSQVAPEDLRKAYEALLKTHERVVSVHVSGKLSGTVATALSVAQDFGGRVKVVDSWSLNGGLLLVLEEARRLLATGTPWERLEEALAPYRERVLGFVLPRTLTYLHRSGRISGMKHLVGSLLRILPVLEVRGGEVVPGPRVRGFAEGLKKVAELFRRQFPKGALAYVAHVGNPEGARALAEAVRAEGVELQGTLFAGAAVSVHAGPGTVALFAGERR; this is encoded by the coding sequence ATGGCTTTTACGCCTATAGCCTCTAGCGTCGCCTTCGTGGCCGACTCCACCGTGGGCCTTTCCCCGGAGGCGGCCAAGGCCCGGGGCATCCACCTGGTGCCCCAGCAGGTGGTGTGGAAGGAGCGCACCTTCCGGGACCTCCTGGAAATCACCCCGGAGGAGGTGGTCCGGCTTTTGGAAAGGGGCGAACACCTCACCACGAGCCAGGTGGCCCCCGAGGACCTGAGAAAGGCCTACGAGGCGCTCCTCAAGACCCACGAGCGGGTGGTTTCCGTCCACGTCTCCGGGAAACTCTCCGGCACCGTGGCCACCGCCTTGAGCGTGGCCCAGGATTTTGGCGGGCGGGTGAAGGTGGTGGATTCCTGGTCCCTAAACGGCGGCCTGCTTTTGGTGTTGGAGGAGGCGAGGCGGCTTCTCGCCACCGGGACCCCTTGGGAACGTTTGGAGGAGGCCTTGGCCCCCTACCGGGAGCGGGTTTTGGGCTTCGTCCTCCCCAGGACCCTCACCTACCTGCACCGCTCGGGGCGGATTTCCGGGATGAAGCACCTGGTGGGAAGCCTGCTTCGGATCCTGCCGGTCCTCGAGGTCCGGGGGGGAGAGGTGGTGCCAGGCCCCCGGGTCCGGGGCTTCGCCGAGGGGCTCAAGAAGGTGGCCGAGCTCTTCCGCCGCCAGTTCCCTAAAGGAGCGCTGGCCTACGTGGCCCACGTGGGGAACCCCGAAGGGGCGAGGGCCTTAGCGGAGGCGGTAAGGGCGGAAGGCGTAGAACTCCAAGGCACCCTCTTCGCCGGGGCGGCGGTGAGCGTTCACGCCGGCCCCGGCACCGTGGCCCTTTTCGCCGGGGAAAGGAGGTAA
- a CDS encoding GatB/YqeY domain-containing protein gives MTIYEAIKETIKEAMKARDQRTLDFARVVKAEMDRKGDGKPLPDAEAVKVLRALREIALEQGNAFEVAFLDRFLPQEMTEEEIEAWIRENLDLSQFKNPLAAIGAVTKALGPRAPGEKVRRVIERLAS, from the coding sequence ATGACCATCTACGAGGCCATCAAGGAGACCATCAAGGAGGCCATGAAGGCCCGGGACCAGAGGACCCTGGACTTCGCCCGGGTGGTGAAGGCGGAGATGGACCGCAAGGGGGACGGCAAGCCCCTCCCCGACGCCGAGGCGGTGAAGGTCTTAAGGGCGCTTCGGGAAATCGCCCTGGAGCAAGGGAACGCCTTTGAGGTGGCGTTTCTGGACCGCTTCCTGCCCCAGGAGATGACCGAGGAGGAGATAGAGGCCTGGATTAGGGAAAACCTGGACCTCTCCCAGTTCAAAAACCCCCTGGCGGCCATCGGGGCCGTGACCAAGGCCTTGGGCCCCAGGGCCCCCGGGGAAAAGGTGCGGCGGGTCATTGAGCGCCTGGCCTCATGA
- a CDS encoding GbsR/MarR family transcriptional regulator: MDPELKGWLEETALLFEEAGLPRMAGRVLAWLLVAEPPEQTAREMAEALGASKGALSPALHLLTRLHLVERQRRPGERSHRYSVRPGTWRRLLGEQIRVLGRYREQAERGLRLVGQEQGGRLREMGAFYAFLERELPQLLARFEEEA, encoded by the coding sequence GTGGACCCTGAGCTCAAGGGTTGGCTGGAGGAAACCGCCCTCCTCTTTGAGGAAGCGGGCCTGCCCCGCATGGCGGGCCGGGTTCTGGCCTGGCTCCTGGTGGCGGAACCCCCGGAGCAGACGGCCAGAGAGATGGCCGAGGCCCTGGGGGCGAGCAAGGGCGCCTTAAGCCCCGCCCTACACCTCCTCACCCGCCTGCACCTGGTAGAGCGCCAGCGCCGCCCCGGGGAGCGCTCCCACCGCTATAGCGTCCGTCCGGGGACCTGGCGCCGCCTCCTGGGCGAACAGATCCGGGTCTTGGGGCGCTACCGGGAGCAGGCGGAGCGGGGGCTACGCTTGGTGGGGCAGGAGCAGGGAGGGCGGCTAAGGGAGATGGGGGCTTTCTACGCCTTTCTGGAGCGGGAGCTTCCCCAGCTCCTCGCCCGCTTTGAGGAGGAGGCATGA
- a CDS encoding outer membrane lipoprotein-sorting protein: MKRVLALAVFLVLALAQSPLAKLKAALDLLRGPAHQGVYLVQVERPGSTKTYRLRVYTDGERAHIRVLEPKAEAGQAYLSLGQDLYLFDPRLGRTLRLPSTGRTERFLGSDLTYQDLMGRDLEDLFAVSEADGVLVLTPKPQAATPYGRVEVHLNQGLIERVRYYDQRGQAVRELVLMGYQRLDGAFLPKAMEVRDLLKEGYRTRMEIGEVKVGPVPERCFNPLYLERGC, encoded by the coding sequence ATGAAACGTGTCCTAGCCCTGGCGGTCTTCCTGGTTTTGGCCCTGGCGCAAAGCCCTTTGGCCAAGCTCAAGGCGGCTTTGGACCTCCTGCGGGGTCCCGCCCACCAGGGGGTCTACCTGGTCCAGGTGGAGCGCCCCGGGAGCACCAAGACCTACCGGCTTCGGGTGTACACGGATGGGGAGCGGGCCCACATCCGGGTTTTAGAACCCAAGGCCGAGGCGGGGCAGGCCTACCTCTCCTTGGGGCAGGACCTCTACCTCTTTGACCCCCGCTTGGGGCGGACCCTGCGCCTGCCTTCCACGGGCCGCACGGAGCGCTTCCTGGGTTCCGACCTCACCTACCAAGACCTCATGGGCCGGGACCTGGAGGATCTCTTTGCGGTCTCGGAAGCGGATGGGGTCTTGGTCCTCACCCCTAAACCGCAGGCGGCCACCCCTTACGGGCGGGTGGAGGTCCACTTGAACCAGGGCCTGATAGAGCGGGTGCGCTACTACGACCAACGGGGCCAGGCGGTTCGGGAGCTCGTCCTCATGGGTTACCAGCGCCTGGATGGGGCCTTTTTGCCCAAGGCCATGGAGGTGCGGGACCTTCTCAAGGAGGGGTACCGCACGCGGATGGAGATCGGGGAGGTGAAGGTGGGGCCGGTGCCGGAGCGGTGCTTTAACCCGCTTTACCTGGAAAGGGGGTGCTAG
- the purH gene encoding bifunctional phosphoribosylaminoimidazolecarboxamide formyltransferase/IMP cyclohydrolase, which yields MWALLSVSDKRGIVDFARGLLGLGFRLLATGGTHRALAEAGLPVTYISEFTGFPEILEGRVKTLHPKVHAGLLARPDQEAELRALGLERIGVLAVNLYPFRETVARGASYEEALEQVDIGGPAMLRAAAKNHMAVLPVCDPADYPAVLEALREGPSPEFRRALARKAFAHTARYDAAIAEWLSGEKFPEEKFLVLERVSPLRYGENPHQEAALYRVAGEEGPLLEARVLQGKAMSFNNYLDAEAAWNLVSEFAEPACVAVKHQNPCGVALGETPLEAYQKAYRADPVSIFGGIVAFNREVDGPTAEAMAEVFLEVVLAPGFSEEALRVFARKKNLRLLEVPTLAQGPYLDLRRIRGGVLLQDADTQDPMAPQVVTQRAPGEAEWRDLLFAWKVVKHVRSNAIVVAKEGMTLGIGVGQTNRYAAAKHALKTAKEGAKGAVLASDAFFPFDDVVRLAAEFGIAAIIQPGGSVRDKDSIQAADEAGMAMVFTGVRHFRH from the coding sequence ATGTGGGCGCTCCTTTCCGTTTCCGATAAGCGGGGGATCGTGGACTTCGCCCGGGGGCTTTTGGGCTTAGGGTTCCGCCTCCTCGCCACCGGGGGAACCCATAGGGCCTTGGCCGAGGCGGGGCTTCCCGTCACCTACATCTCCGAGTTCACGGGCTTCCCCGAGATCCTGGAGGGCCGGGTGAAGACCCTGCACCCCAAGGTGCACGCGGGGCTTCTCGCCCGGCCGGACCAGGAGGCGGAGCTTCGGGCCTTGGGCCTGGAGCGGATTGGGGTCTTGGCGGTGAACCTCTACCCCTTCCGGGAGACCGTGGCCCGGGGGGCCTCCTACGAGGAGGCCCTGGAGCAGGTTGACATCGGGGGGCCCGCCATGCTCCGGGCGGCCGCCAAGAACCACATGGCGGTCCTTCCCGTCTGCGACCCCGCGGACTACCCCGCCGTCTTGGAAGCTCTCCGGGAAGGGCCAAGCCCCGAGTTCCGCCGGGCCCTTGCCCGCAAGGCCTTCGCCCACACCGCCCGTTACGACGCCGCCATCGCCGAGTGGCTTTCCGGGGAGAAGTTCCCCGAGGAGAAGTTCTTGGTCCTGGAACGGGTTTCGCCCTTGCGCTACGGGGAAAACCCCCACCAGGAGGCGGCGCTTTACCGGGTGGCGGGGGAGGAGGGGCCCCTCCTCGAGGCCCGGGTCCTCCAGGGTAAGGCCATGAGCTTCAACAACTACCTGGACGCCGAGGCCGCCTGGAACCTGGTTTCCGAGTTCGCCGAGCCCGCCTGCGTGGCGGTGAAGCACCAAAACCCCTGCGGGGTGGCCTTGGGGGAAACCCCCCTGGAGGCCTACCAAAAGGCCTACCGGGCGGACCCGGTTTCCATCTTCGGGGGCATTGTGGCCTTCAACCGGGAGGTGGATGGCCCCACGGCCGAGGCCATGGCGGAGGTCTTCCTGGAGGTGGTCCTGGCCCCGGGCTTTAGCGAGGAGGCCCTGAGGGTCTTCGCCAGGAAGAAGAACCTGCGCCTCCTCGAGGTCCCCACCTTGGCCCAGGGCCCCTACCTGGACCTAAGGCGCATCCGGGGCGGGGTCCTCCTCCAGGACGCCGATACCCAAGACCCCATGGCGCCCCAGGTGGTGACGCAAAGGGCCCCGGGGGAGGCGGAGTGGCGCGACCTCCTCTTCGCTTGGAAGGTGGTGAAGCACGTGCGCTCCAATGCCATCGTGGTGGCCAAGGAAGGGATGACCTTGGGCATCGGGGTGGGCCAGACCAACCGCTACGCCGCCGCCAAGCACGCCCTCAAGACCGCAAAGGAAGGGGCGAAGGGAGCGGTTTTGGCCTCGGACGCCTTCTTCCCCTTTGACGACGTGGTGCGCCTGGCGGCGGAGTTCGGCATCGCCGCCATCATCCAGCCTGGAGGGAGCGTGCGGGACAAGGACTCCATCCAGGCGGCGGACGAGGCGGGGATGGCCATGGTCTTCACGGGGGTGCGCCACTTCCGCCATTAG
- a CDS encoding DegV family protein produces the protein MKVALVTDSTADLPRPLRQSLGVRVVPLYVHLGGRVYRDWEEITPEEIFQKVREGTAFPTTSQPSPEDFMKAYQEALEGADHVLSIHISSRLSGTVQSAELAASEFPGRVTVFDSLAASLGIGMMVLRAHELLEEGQPLPSVLDELKRIRQDHFVRFSVATLEFLRRGGRIGGAQALLGTLLGIKPILTLKEGRVEAAGRARGERKAREEIIKDFRTWGQGRGRIRAFFLYSAEEDAVRELKEMVLASGLPVEEALVSELGAVIASHTGPGTYGFYAYSL, from the coding sequence ATGAAGGTAGCCTTGGTAACGGATTCCACCGCCGACCTGCCCAGGCCCCTACGGCAAAGCCTGGGCGTCCGGGTGGTGCCCCTTTACGTGCACCTGGGGGGACGGGTCTACCGCGACTGGGAGGAGATTACCCCCGAGGAGATCTTCCAGAAGGTGCGGGAGGGCACCGCCTTCCCCACCACCAGCCAGCCCTCCCCCGAGGACTTCATGAAGGCCTACCAGGAGGCCCTGGAGGGGGCGGACCACGTGCTTTCCATCCACATCTCCAGCCGGCTTTCCGGCACCGTGCAGTCGGCGGAGCTTGCCGCCAGCGAGTTCCCCGGCCGGGTGACGGTCTTTGACTCCCTGGCCGCCTCCTTGGGCATCGGCATGATGGTCTTGAGGGCCCACGAGCTCCTAGAGGAAGGCCAGCCGCTCCCCTCCGTTTTGGACGAGCTCAAGCGCATCCGCCAGGACCACTTCGTGCGCTTTAGCGTGGCCACCCTGGAGTTCTTGCGGCGGGGCGGGCGGATCGGCGGAGCGCAAGCCCTTTTGGGTACCCTCCTCGGCATCAAGCCCATCCTCACCCTGAAGGAGGGCCGGGTGGAGGCGGCGGGCCGGGCCCGGGGGGAAAGGAAGGCCAGGGAAGAAATCATCAAGGACTTCCGCACCTGGGGCCAAGGCCGAGGGCGCATCCGGGCCTTCTTCCTCTATAGCGCCGAGGAGGACGCCGTGCGGGAACTCAAGGAGATGGTCCTCGCCTCGGGCCTTCCCGTGGAAGAGGCCTTGGTGAGCGAACTGGGAGCGGTCATCGCCAGCCACACGGGGCCGGGAACCTATGGCTTTTACGCCTATAGCCTCTAG
- a CDS encoding NUDIX domain-containing protein has translation MSPWKRLSLEEILSEPVRLVRERVRTHTGKELTYIYRPGPVAASFVLPVTERATALLIRQYRHPTGKFLLEVPAGKVDAGETPEEAARRELLEEVGARAKEVIPLPPFHPQPSFTAVVFHPFLALGAEVVAAPRLEDGELLEPLELSLGELYALLERGEVQDAATALTLFYAKPHLHSLGLL, from the coding sequence ATGAGCCCTTGGAAGCGGCTTTCCCTGGAGGAAATCCTTTCCGAGCCCGTGCGCCTGGTGCGGGAACGGGTGAGGACCCACACGGGCAAGGAGCTCACCTACATCTACCGCCCGGGGCCGGTGGCGGCAAGCTTCGTCCTGCCGGTGACGGAAAGGGCCACCGCCCTCCTCATCCGCCAGTACCGGCACCCCACGGGAAAGTTCCTCCTGGAGGTGCCGGCGGGCAAGGTGGACGCCGGGGAAACCCCCGAGGAGGCGGCGCGGCGGGAGCTTTTGGAGGAGGTGGGCGCGCGGGCCAAGGAGGTCATCCCCCTGCCCCCCTTCCACCCCCAACCCTCCTTCACCGCCGTGGTCTTCCACCCCTTCCTGGCCCTGGGGGCGGAGGTGGTGGCGGCCCCGCGCCTCGAGGACGGCGAGCTCCTAGAACCCCTAGAGCTCTCCCTGGGCGAGCTCTATGCCCTCCTGGAGAGGGGCGAGGTCCAGGACGCCGCCACCGCCCTCACCCTCTTCTACGCCAAGCCCCACCTGCACTCCCTGGGCCTCCTTTAG